In one Nicotiana sylvestris chromosome 8, ASM39365v2, whole genome shotgun sequence genomic region, the following are encoded:
- the LOC104234990 gene encoding NADH dehydrogenase [ubiquinone] 1 alpha subcomplex subunit 8-B-like yields MSSAVDAVGNPIPTSAVLMSASKHIDIRCRSENVAYLKCKKDDPNPEKCLHKGQQVTRCVLSLLKDLHQRCNKEMDAYAGCMYYNTNEFEMCRKEQQEFEKACPY; encoded by the exons ATGAGTAGCGCAGTGGATGCAGTAGGGAATCCGATCCCAACATCGGCGGTGCTGATGTCGGCGTCGAAGCACATTGACATAAGATGCCGGAGCGAGAACGTAGCATATCTTAAGTGCAAAAAGGACGATCCTAACCCTGAGAAATGCCTTCACAAAGGCCAACAAGTCACTCGCTGTGTCCTTAGCCT GTTGAAGGATCTCCATCAAAGGTGTAACAAAGAGATGGATGCTTATGCTGGATGCATGTACTACAACACAAATGAGTTTGAGATGTGTCGTAAAGAGCAACAGGAATTTGAGAAGGCCTGTCCCTATTGA
- the LOC104234989 gene encoding APO protein 1, chloroplastic isoform X3, with protein MLQNFPALTYTPWQPSPNNSCSKSLPCACPSVVVYKKSRQGPYLPTLKFDRRYHATGPRRRVTIFCTDRRHPQGRNSKKREAVQQNVDLPPVLPKKKKKPYPMPLKKIQQAARADKKLAEMGIEKKLEPPKNGLLVPDLIPVAYEVLDAWKLLIKGLSQLLHYVPVHACSECSQIHVAQSGNDIQDCLGPTNSSRRSFHSWVKGSINDVLIPIESYHMYDPFGTRIKHETRFNYDRIPAVVELCIQAGVDLPGYPSRRRTKPIRMMGKKVIDIGGLVEEPRPSVNSSSVIMDLDTHRSFERFTPPLESEVPRIAQETIDAYEKVKWGVTRLMKKYTVKACGYCSEVHVGPWGHNAKLCGEFKHQWRDGKHGWQDATVDEVFPPNYVWHVRDPKGTPLRSALKRFYGKAPAVVEVCMQAGAQIPHKYKPMMRLDIVLPESEESRLAV; from the exons ATGCTTCAGAATTTTCCAGCTCTGACATATACTCCATGGCAGCCATCTCCAAATAATTCCTGCTCCAAGTCTTTGCCAT GTGCTTGTCCCAGCGTGGTTGTATATAAGAAGTCACGGCAAGGGCCTTATTTGCCTACTCTAAAG TTTGATCGTAGATATCATGCTACTGGTCCAAGAAGACGAGTAACCATTTTTTGTACTGATAGGAGGCATCCCCAAGGTCGAAACTCTAAGAAACGTGAAGCTGTGCAGCAGAATGTTGATCTTCCCCCAGTCCTGcccaagaaaaagaagaagcccTATCCCATGCCTCTCAAGAAAATTCAGCAGGCTGCTAGGGCTGATAAGAAGTTGGCAGAAATGGGAATAGAAAAGAAGCTTGAACCCCCTAAAAATGGATTGCTTGTACCTGACCTAATTCCGGTGGCTTATGAAGTATTGGATGCTTGGAAACTTTTGATTAAAGGACTTTCACAGCTTCTCCACTATGTTCCTGTCCATGCTTGTAG TGAATGCTCACAAATCCATGTTGCTCAAAGTGGTAACGACATTCAGGATTGCCTTGGCCCGACCAACAGTAGTCGCAGAAGCTTCCACTCATGGGTGAAGGGTTCAATTAATGATGTGCTAATTCCTATCGAGTCATACCATATGTATGATCCTTTTGGCACACGCATTAAGCATGAGACACGGTTCAATTACGACAGAATTCCGGCAGTTGTAGAACTTTGCATCCAAGCTGGCGTGGATCTGCCGGGATATCCTTCACGGAGAAGGACTAAACCCATCAGAATGATGGGAAAGAAAGTGATCGACATAGGTGGATTAGTTGAGGAGCCTAGACCCTCTGTAAACTCGAGTTCGGTAATTATGGACCTTGACACCCATCGATCTTTTGAACGGTTTACTCCACCATTGGAGTCAGAGGTGCCACGTATTGCCCAGGAGACAATTGACGCATATGAGAAAGTGAAATGGGGGGTGACTAGGTTGATGAAGAAGTACACTGTCAAAGCTTGTGGATACTGTTCAGAGGTCCATGTGGGGCCATGGGGTCACAATgcgaagctctgtggggaatttAAACACCAATGGAGGGACGGAAAACATGGCTGGCAAGATGCAACAGTGGATGAGGTATTTCCCCCAAACTATGTGTGGCATGTTCGAGATCCAAAAGGAACCCCTTTGAGGAGTGCACTAAAGAGGTTCTATGGGAAGGCTCCAGCTGTGGTTGAAGTTTGTATGCAGGCTGGTGCTCAAATACCTCACAAGTATAAGCCTATGATGAGGCTAGACATTGTGCTCCCTGAGAGTGAAGAGAGTCGCCTAGCCGTGTAA
- the LOC104234989 gene encoding APO protein 1, chloroplastic isoform X2 yields MEFWSQFLRTVLSCKNCILTGASRQTESKEKEMLQNFPALTYTPWQPSPNNSCSKSLPCACPSVVVYKKSRQGPYLPTLKFDRRYHATGPRRRVTIFCTDRRHPQGRNSKKREAVQQNVDLPPVLPKKKKKPYPMPLKKIQQAARADKKLAEMGIEKKLEPPKNGLLVPDLIPVAYEVLDAWKLLIKGLSQLLHYVPVHACSECSQIHVAQSGNDIQDCLGPTNSSRRSFHSWVKGSINDVLIPIESYHMYDPFGTRIKHETRFNYDRIPAVVELCIQAGVDLPGYPSRRRTKPIRMMGKKVIDIGGLVEEPRPSVNSSSVIMDLDTHRSFERFTPPLESEVPRIAQETIDAYEKVKWGVTRLMKKYTVKACGYCSEVHVGPWGHNAKLCGEFKHQWRDGKHGWQDATVDEVFPPNYVWHVRDPKGTPLRSALKRFYGKAPAVVEVCMQAGAQIPHKYKPMMRLDIVLPESEESRLAV; encoded by the exons ATGGAATTTTGGTCTCAGTTTTTAAG GACAGTTTTGAGTTGCAAAAATTGCATACTCACTGGAGCCAGCAGGCAGACAGAAAGCAAGGAGAAAGAGATGCTTCAGAATTTTCCAGCTCTGACATATACTCCATGGCAGCCATCTCCAAATAATTCCTGCTCCAAGTCTTTGCCAT GTGCTTGTCCCAGCGTGGTTGTATATAAGAAGTCACGGCAAGGGCCTTATTTGCCTACTCTAAAG TTTGATCGTAGATATCATGCTACTGGTCCAAGAAGACGAGTAACCATTTTTTGTACTGATAGGAGGCATCCCCAAGGTCGAAACTCTAAGAAACGTGAAGCTGTGCAGCAGAATGTTGATCTTCCCCCAGTCCTGcccaagaaaaagaagaagcccTATCCCATGCCTCTCAAGAAAATTCAGCAGGCTGCTAGGGCTGATAAGAAGTTGGCAGAAATGGGAATAGAAAAGAAGCTTGAACCCCCTAAAAATGGATTGCTTGTACCTGACCTAATTCCGGTGGCTTATGAAGTATTGGATGCTTGGAAACTTTTGATTAAAGGACTTTCACAGCTTCTCCACTATGTTCCTGTCCATGCTTGTAG TGAATGCTCACAAATCCATGTTGCTCAAAGTGGTAACGACATTCAGGATTGCCTTGGCCCGACCAACAGTAGTCGCAGAAGCTTCCACTCATGGGTGAAGGGTTCAATTAATGATGTGCTAATTCCTATCGAGTCATACCATATGTATGATCCTTTTGGCACACGCATTAAGCATGAGACACGGTTCAATTACGACAGAATTCCGGCAGTTGTAGAACTTTGCATCCAAGCTGGCGTGGATCTGCCGGGATATCCTTCACGGAGAAGGACTAAACCCATCAGAATGATGGGAAAGAAAGTGATCGACATAGGTGGATTAGTTGAGGAGCCTAGACCCTCTGTAAACTCGAGTTCGGTAATTATGGACCTTGACACCCATCGATCTTTTGAACGGTTTACTCCACCATTGGAGTCAGAGGTGCCACGTATTGCCCAGGAGACAATTGACGCATATGAGAAAGTGAAATGGGGGGTGACTAGGTTGATGAAGAAGTACACTGTCAAAGCTTGTGGATACTGTTCAGAGGTCCATGTGGGGCCATGGGGTCACAATgcgaagctctgtggggaatttAAACACCAATGGAGGGACGGAAAACATGGCTGGCAAGATGCAACAGTGGATGAGGTATTTCCCCCAAACTATGTGTGGCATGTTCGAGATCCAAAAGGAACCCCTTTGAGGAGTGCACTAAAGAGGTTCTATGGGAAGGCTCCAGCTGTGGTTGAAGTTTGTATGCAGGCTGGTGCTCAAATACCTCACAAGTATAAGCCTATGATGAGGCTAGACATTGTGCTCCCTGAGAGTGAAGAGAGTCGCCTAGCCGTGTAA
- the LOC104234989 gene encoding APO protein 1, chloroplastic isoform X1, whose protein sequence is MALNSASQCSYKTVLSCKNCILTGASRQTESKEKEMLQNFPALTYTPWQPSPNNSCSKSLPCACPSVVVYKKSRQGPYLPTLKFDRRYHATGPRRRVTIFCTDRRHPQGRNSKKREAVQQNVDLPPVLPKKKKKPYPMPLKKIQQAARADKKLAEMGIEKKLEPPKNGLLVPDLIPVAYEVLDAWKLLIKGLSQLLHYVPVHACSECSQIHVAQSGNDIQDCLGPTNSSRRSFHSWVKGSINDVLIPIESYHMYDPFGTRIKHETRFNYDRIPAVVELCIQAGVDLPGYPSRRRTKPIRMMGKKVIDIGGLVEEPRPSVNSSSVIMDLDTHRSFERFTPPLESEVPRIAQETIDAYEKVKWGVTRLMKKYTVKACGYCSEVHVGPWGHNAKLCGEFKHQWRDGKHGWQDATVDEVFPPNYVWHVRDPKGTPLRSALKRFYGKAPAVVEVCMQAGAQIPHKYKPMMRLDIVLPESEESRLAV, encoded by the exons ATGGCATTGAACTCTGCTTCACAATGCTCCTATaa GACAGTTTTGAGTTGCAAAAATTGCATACTCACTGGAGCCAGCAGGCAGACAGAAAGCAAGGAGAAAGAGATGCTTCAGAATTTTCCAGCTCTGACATATACTCCATGGCAGCCATCTCCAAATAATTCCTGCTCCAAGTCTTTGCCAT GTGCTTGTCCCAGCGTGGTTGTATATAAGAAGTCACGGCAAGGGCCTTATTTGCCTACTCTAAAG TTTGATCGTAGATATCATGCTACTGGTCCAAGAAGACGAGTAACCATTTTTTGTACTGATAGGAGGCATCCCCAAGGTCGAAACTCTAAGAAACGTGAAGCTGTGCAGCAGAATGTTGATCTTCCCCCAGTCCTGcccaagaaaaagaagaagcccTATCCCATGCCTCTCAAGAAAATTCAGCAGGCTGCTAGGGCTGATAAGAAGTTGGCAGAAATGGGAATAGAAAAGAAGCTTGAACCCCCTAAAAATGGATTGCTTGTACCTGACCTAATTCCGGTGGCTTATGAAGTATTGGATGCTTGGAAACTTTTGATTAAAGGACTTTCACAGCTTCTCCACTATGTTCCTGTCCATGCTTGTAG TGAATGCTCACAAATCCATGTTGCTCAAAGTGGTAACGACATTCAGGATTGCCTTGGCCCGACCAACAGTAGTCGCAGAAGCTTCCACTCATGGGTGAAGGGTTCAATTAATGATGTGCTAATTCCTATCGAGTCATACCATATGTATGATCCTTTTGGCACACGCATTAAGCATGAGACACGGTTCAATTACGACAGAATTCCGGCAGTTGTAGAACTTTGCATCCAAGCTGGCGTGGATCTGCCGGGATATCCTTCACGGAGAAGGACTAAACCCATCAGAATGATGGGAAAGAAAGTGATCGACATAGGTGGATTAGTTGAGGAGCCTAGACCCTCTGTAAACTCGAGTTCGGTAATTATGGACCTTGACACCCATCGATCTTTTGAACGGTTTACTCCACCATTGGAGTCAGAGGTGCCACGTATTGCCCAGGAGACAATTGACGCATATGAGAAAGTGAAATGGGGGGTGACTAGGTTGATGAAGAAGTACACTGTCAAAGCTTGTGGATACTGTTCAGAGGTCCATGTGGGGCCATGGGGTCACAATgcgaagctctgtggggaatttAAACACCAATGGAGGGACGGAAAACATGGCTGGCAAGATGCAACAGTGGATGAGGTATTTCCCCCAAACTATGTGTGGCATGTTCGAGATCCAAAAGGAACCCCTTTGAGGAGTGCACTAAAGAGGTTCTATGGGAAGGCTCCAGCTGTGGTTGAAGTTTGTATGCAGGCTGGTGCTCAAATACCTCACAAGTATAAGCCTATGATGAGGCTAGACATTGTGCTCCCTGAGAGTGAAGAGAGTCGCCTAGCCGTGTAA